The stretch of DNA CCGGCAAAGGCGGCACGAATGTTGACGGCATTCCGGTTTTTGACACGGTTGATGAAGCTGTGAGAAAAACAAAGGCAAATGCATCGGTCATCTATGTGCCTGCGGCTTTTGCAGCAGATGCAATAATGAAGGCGGTTGACGCTGGCATAGAGATTGTTGTATGCATAACAGAAGGCATACCTGTTTTGGATATGGTAAAGGTTAAGAGGTTTATGGATGGAAGCAAGTCCAGACTTGTTGGCCCAAATTGCCCGGGTGTCATAACACCTGATGAATGCAAAATAGGAATAATGCCGGGGCATATCCACAAAAAAGGCAAAATCGGCGTTGTCTCAAAAAGCGGGACTTTGACATACGAGGCAGTTGACCAATTGACAAGGCTCGGACTTGGGCAGTCAACATGCGTGGGCATTGGCGGAGACCCTGTTAATGGCACTAATTTTATTGATATATTGGAACTCTTTGAAAAGGATAAAGACACAGACGCAGTGATTATGATAGGAGAAATCGGAGGAACAGCAGAGGAAGAGGCAGCAGAGTTTGTCCAGAAGAATGTTAGAAAGCCTGTTGTTGGCTATATCGCAGGTGTTACAGCGCCGAAGGGCAAGAGGATGGGTCATGCAGGCGCAATCATATCAGGCGGCAAAGGGACTGCAGATGAAAAATTTGAGGCTTTTGCCAAAGCAGGCATAAAGATTACAAAAAGTCCGGCGGAACTTGGGAGGACGATGAAAGAGGCATTATATTCACGCTGAAAAATACCCATCTGCTGCGTTGTCGCTGCGGCTTCTGCGCTCAACATACTACAAAGTATGCCTCGCTTGAAGCCTTGCTCCGCCTTGCATCTTGGCAATTTTTGAGCGTGAATATTAAAGCAGATTAGAAAAAGATTGTGAGGAAATTAAAAATGCCAGAAAATGTTATCTTAAAAACAGAACTCTCAACCCTGAAACTTTTGAAAAGGGGCAAGGTCAGGGATATTTATGACCTTGATGCTCAACTCCTGATTATCTCTACAGACAGGATTTCTGCATTTGATGTTATCCTTCCAAATGGCATACCTGAAAAAGGGGAAATCCTGACTGCAATGTCTTCTTACTGGTTTAAGATTATGGAAGACATTATCCCAAACCATGTTATTGCATCAAATTGCAGGGACTTTCCAGAACCTTTAAGGCAATACTGCGATGTTTTAAAGGGCAGGAGCATGCTTGTTAAAAAGGCAAAGCCTCTGCCTGTTGAGTGCATTGTAAGGGGCTATATTTCTGGTTCAGGTTGGAATGAATATAAAGAAAAGGGAAGCGTCTGCGGGATTAAACTGCCAGATGGTTTGCTGGAAGGCAGCGAACTGCCGGAGCCGCTCTTTACGCCGTCCACAAAGGCAGATGAAGGGCATGATGAGAACATAACATTTGATGAGATGAAAAAACTTATTGAACCAAAACTTGCTGATGAGATGAAGGCGAAGAGTATTGCCATTTACAAAAGGGCAAGGGATATTGCAAGAAACAAAGGCATAATTATAGCGGATACAAAGTTTGAATTTGGCATTTATGACAATAAGTTGCTCCTCATAGATGAAATCCTCACCCCTGACTCATCCCGTTTTTGGCCAATATCCGATTATAAGCCCGGACAGATGAAGGACATAAGTCTTGATAAGCAGTTCATAAGAAATTATCTTATTTCTATAAACTGGGACAAGAAGCCTCCTGCGCCAGCCCTGCCTGCTCAAGTAATTTTGAATACCACTATGAGATACAAAGAGGCATTGAACAGGCTTATTGGCTCTATGTAGGGGAGTTGACATTATGAGGATAGCAAGGGTTTTATTCATCATATTTTTATTTATAACATCATTTCCCCTTTCTGCAATTGGAAAAGATGTGTCAGAGGAGATGCTTTTATTTTTTGAGGAAAAGGAACTGATTATTGAAACCCCTGCAAGGCATAAGCAAAAGGCAAAAGAATCCCCATCCAGTATATCAGTTATCACAGAGGATAATATAAAAAAACTCCCTGCCAGAAACCTTGCAGAGATTCTGGAAACAGTAGTCGGCTATGATGTTACTTATAATGGTAATGTCAGGAGGTCAAATATTGCAGCCAGAGGGCTTTTGGATACATCACTCACCAAGAGGGTGCTTTTTCTCGTAGATGGAAGACCTGCGAACAGGGTTGGCGATGGAATCTTTGATATCGGATTTGAAACACCTGTTAATAACATAGAAAGGATTGAAATCATACGGGGACCGGGTTCAGCCTTGTATGGAGCAAATGCCTTCAGCGGTGTGGTGAATATAATTACCAAACCTCCAAAAGAAAAGGGTTCAGGGGATATTGCGGCAACATACGGGACAGGCGAGGCAAAAGGCTATGACATAAACTTCAATAGACCCATAGGGAATATTGGACTTTACTTAACAGCAAGCGGACTGCATTTTGACAATGAAGGGATATGGAATGAAAATGAGCAGGTTAACAGGGAGAGCATTGGTTTAAAGGCTGTGTATAAGGATTTGACCTTATCCTTTGGCTATAATGACAATGACAAAGGGCTTCCGCAAAAAGGCAGATATGCATACAAAGATTTTGTTAGCGAAAACCTTGCATGGTTTTTATATGGTGATTACAAATTTGAACCAGCGAAAAATCTAAACCTTGATTTTAATCTATATTTGAATACATCAGACAATAAACTTTTATATTCTGATAAGGTGCAATCTGCTGTAAATCAAGACCAGTTAAGGGATGAGAGGAGGATCGGCGGCGAGGTGCTTGCAAACTATGAAATCTCGGATAAATTTACTATCTTAAGCGGAATAGCGGCGAGACATGAAAGGTTTGAATACAACCTTGACCTTGGCGCTGATGAAAGGCATTCAACGAGTAAGGCAATCTTTCTGCAGATTGAGGGTAAGATTGAAAAAGGCATTGTAACAATAGGGACGAGGTATGATGTTCATTCAATATACGGAGGACATACATCTCCAAGGCTTAGTTTTTTATATAATCCAATGGATGATGCAAGGCTTCGGTTTGCCTATGGTAATGCATACAGGCCGCCTGAATTTCTGGAAATGTATGGTTACAGGGGAAGCACACGGATAGGAAATGAAGATTTGACACCTGAAAAGGTAAACAGTTATGAGGCAGGGATTGGCTATACCTTCTCTAAATACATGGATGCAGATATTACCATGTTTTATAACGATATTGAGGATATAATTGTATTTAACTCAGGTACCTCCAAATATCAGAATAGTTCAGGCACAGGTTCTACCCGCGGCATTGAGGTTGAGCTTAAATCCCGCCCTGTCAAATCCATCCATCTTTTTGCAAATTACACATTTCAGGAAACACATAATGACTATACAGAAGATAGATTTGCCTATGCGCCGAAACACAAATTTAACCTTGGGCTTACAGGGGAATACGGCAGTTCTGTATTGACATTAACTGCCGGTTACAAAGGCAGCAGAAAGGACACATTTGGCAATGACCTTGAGGATTATATGGTAATAAACGGCAAGTATATATACAGCATAAAAAAGAATATAGACTTATCAATTATCGCCAGAAACATCTTTGACAAAAGATATGTGGTTGAAGGGCATGACCCGCAATATACAACAGGGATAAATGCAAGGGCTTATATATACGAGGGTGTTAGTGTGTGGCTTGGGTTGAGGTATCAATTTTGAGAATTTCCTTGAAAAGACTGGATTCCCACTTTCGCGGGAATGACAAACTCTTCTCTTTCAGGACTTTTGCAAGAGCCTCATCAGTTTTTCTTTTTTTAATTACAGTTTCTATCATCTTCCTCTTTTTGAACAATCCTGCCTGTTCTGCTGATGTGGCAGTTTTAGCGGATATGAGCATAAAACCGATGGCTGAGGCGGTAACGGGTATTGAGGAGGTTACAGGGGTTGATGTATTTGATTTAAAGAAAGAAAGGATTGAGAGGAAATACAAGGTTATTGTGGCGCTTGGCACAGAGGCATTAAAGGATGTCAAGGGTCTTGCTGACAGGGATACATACATCGTGTATAGTTTTGTGGCAAACCCATTTGATATTGGTCCTGTCCCGAATTCAACAGGTGTAACCCTCTTTGCCCAATTTGAAAAGTCCTTAAAAACCATGACAGCAATTAACCCTTCTGTAAAAAGGCTCGGTGTTGTATATAATCCCGCATCATCTACATACATGCTTCAGGAACTAAAGTATTCTGCACTAAAACTCGGG from Deltaproteobacteria bacterium encodes:
- the sucD gene encoding succinate--CoA ligase subunit alpha, yielding GKGGTNVDGIPVFDTVDEAVRKTKANASVIYVPAAFAADAIMKAVDAGIEIVVCITEGIPVLDMVKVKRFMDGSKSRLVGPNCPGVITPDECKIGIMPGHIHKKGKIGVVSKSGTLTYEAVDQLTRLGLGQSTCVGIGGDPVNGTNFIDILELFEKDKDTDAVIMIGEIGGTAEEEAAEFVQKNVRKPVVGYIAGVTAPKGKRMGHAGAIISGGKGTADEKFEAFAKAGIKITKSPAELGRTMKEALYSR
- a CDS encoding phosphoribosylaminoimidazolesuccinocarboxamide synthase; its protein translation is MPENVILKTELSTLKLLKRGKVRDIYDLDAQLLIISTDRISAFDVILPNGIPEKGEILTAMSSYWFKIMEDIIPNHVIASNCRDFPEPLRQYCDVLKGRSMLVKKAKPLPVECIVRGYISGSGWNEYKEKGSVCGIKLPDGLLEGSELPEPLFTPSTKADEGHDENITFDEMKKLIEPKLADEMKAKSIAIYKRARDIARNKGIIIADTKFEFGIYDNKLLLIDEILTPDSSRFWPISDYKPGQMKDISLDKQFIRNYLISINWDKKPPAPALPAQVILNTTMRYKEALNRLIGSM
- a CDS encoding TonB-dependent receptor, with product MRIARVLFIIFLFITSFPLSAIGKDVSEEMLLFFEEKELIIETPARHKQKAKESPSSISVITEDNIKKLPARNLAEILETVVGYDVTYNGNVRRSNIAARGLLDTSLTKRVLFLVDGRPANRVGDGIFDIGFETPVNNIERIEIIRGPGSALYGANAFSGVVNIITKPPKEKGSGDIAATYGTGEAKGYDINFNRPIGNIGLYLTASGLHFDNEGIWNENEQVNRESIGLKAVYKDLTLSFGYNDNDKGLPQKGRYAYKDFVSENLAWFLYGDYKFEPAKNLNLDFNLYLNTSDNKLLYSDKVQSAVNQDQLRDERRIGGEVLANYEISDKFTILSGIAARHERFEYNLDLGADERHSTSKAIFLQIEGKIEKGIVTIGTRYDVHSIYGGHTSPRLSFLYNPMDDARLRFAYGNAYRPPEFLEMYGYRGSTRIGNEDLTPEKVNSYEAGIGYTFSKYMDADITMFYNDIEDIIVFNSGTSKYQNSSGTGSTRGIEVELKSRPVKSIHLFANYTFQETHNDYTEDRFAYAPKHKFNLGLTGEYGSSVLTLTAGYKGSRKDTFGNDLEDYMVINGKYIYSIKKNIDLSIIARNIFDKRYVVEGHDPQYTTGINARAYIYEGVSVWLGLRYQF